One Leclercia pneumoniae genomic region harbors:
- the kdpE gene encoding two-component system response regulator KdpE → MINVLIIEDELAISRFLRTALEADGLRVYEAGTLQRGLLEAATRKPDLVILDLGLPDGDGLDFIRDVRQWSQMPIIVLSARVEEDDKIAALDAGADDYLSKPFGIGELQARLRVALRRHGSTASPDPVYRFSDITVDLAARRIVRGVEEIHLTPIEFRLLAILLNNHGKVLTQRQLLNQVWGPNAVEHSHYLRIYMGHLRQKLEADPARPRHLLTETGVGYRFLL, encoded by the coding sequence GTGATTAACGTCCTGATAATCGAAGACGAACTGGCTATCAGCCGCTTTCTGCGCACCGCTCTGGAAGCCGACGGTCTGCGCGTCTACGAAGCGGGAACACTGCAGCGCGGTCTGCTGGAAGCGGCGACGCGCAAACCCGATCTGGTGATCCTCGATCTCGGCCTGCCGGATGGCGACGGTCTGGATTTTATTCGCGACGTGCGCCAGTGGAGCCAGATGCCGATTATCGTCTTGTCGGCGCGGGTAGAAGAGGATGACAAGATTGCCGCGCTGGATGCCGGTGCAGACGATTATCTCAGCAAGCCGTTCGGCATTGGCGAACTGCAGGCGCGCCTGCGTGTGGCGCTGCGTCGTCATGGGAGTACGGCCTCTCCAGATCCCGTTTATCGCTTCTCGGATATCACCGTTGATCTGGCGGCGCGCCGTATTGTGCGTGGCGTAGAGGAGATCCACCTCACCCCTATTGAATTTCGCCTGCTGGCGATACTGCTTAACAATCATGGCAAGGTGCTGACCCAGCGCCAGCTGCTGAATCAGGTCTGGGGGCCGAACGCGGTAGAGCACAGCCACTACCTGCGCATTTATATGGGCCACTTGCGCCAGAAGCTGGAAGCCGATCCCGCGCGCCCGCGCCATCTGTTAACTGAAACCGGGGTCGGGTATCGCTTTTTGCTCTGA
- the kdpC gene encoding potassium-transporting ATPase subunit KdpC translates to MAMLRPAILLFILLAAITGGLYPLVTTALGQWLFHDRANGSLIMQGSEVRGSRLIGQNFTGAGYFQGRPSATAESPYNPMASGGSNLAGSNPALDSAVTERVTALRAANPQATAAVPVELITASASGLDYSLTPGAVAWQIPRVAQARGLTPAQVSELVAKHTQKPLVGFLGMPIVNIVEVNLALDALRNP, encoded by the coding sequence ATGGCTATGTTACGTCCCGCTATACTTTTGTTTATCTTGCTGGCCGCCATTACCGGCGGGCTCTACCCGCTGGTGACCACCGCGCTGGGGCAGTGGCTGTTTCATGATCGGGCCAACGGCTCTTTGATTATGCAGGGGAGTGAGGTTCGCGGTTCGCGGCTGATTGGGCAGAACTTTACCGGCGCGGGTTACTTCCAGGGGCGGCCTTCCGCCACGGCAGAAAGCCCGTATAATCCTATGGCCTCCGGGGGCAGTAATCTGGCCGGCAGTAACCCGGCGCTGGACAGCGCAGTAACAGAGCGGGTGACGGCCCTGCGGGCCGCCAATCCACAAGCGACGGCGGCGGTACCGGTTGAGTTGATTACCGCCTCGGCCAGCGGACTGGATTACAGCCTCACCCCCGGCGCAGTCGCCTGGCAGATCCCCCGTGTCGCGCAGGCCCGCGGGCTAACCCCTGCCCAGGTCAGTGAACTGGTGGCAAAGCATACCCAAAAACCGCTGGTCGGCTTCCTGGGCATGCCGATAGTGAATATCGTTGAAGTAAACCTGGCGCTGGACGCACTAAGGAACCCTTAA
- the kdpA gene encoding potassium-transporting ATPase subunit KdpA gives MAAQGFLLIASFLLVLFVLAKPLGSLLARMITGTPLPAIARLDSALLRGLDIACEEMSWRRYLAAILLLNLVGLVVLFAMLMLQGALPFNPQQLPGLSWHLALNTAVSFVSNTNWQSYAGESTLSYFSQMAGLTVQNFLSAASGIAVIFALTRAFARQSVSTLGNAWVDLTRITLWVLLPISLLLALFFIQQGTLQNLHAYQHYTSLEGAKQLLPMGPVASQEAIKMLGTNGGGFFNANSSHPFENPTALTNFAQMLAIFLIPTALCFAFGEAVRDRRQGQAILWAMSAIFVVCAGLVMWAEWQGNSHFLALGADSAINMEGKESRFGILASSLYAVVTTAASCGAVNAMHDSFTALGGMIPLWLMQIGEVVFGGVGSGLYGMLLFVLLAVFIAGLMIGRTPEYLGKKIDVREMKLTALAILVTPALVLLGTALALITDAGRSGIFNPGIHGFSEVLYAVSSAANNNGSAFAGLSANTPFWNCLLAACMLLGRFGVIIPVMAIAGALVNKKIQPASTGTLPTSGPLFIGLLIGTVLLVGALTFIPALALGPVAEHLSLR, from the coding sequence ATGGCCGCGCAAGGATTTCTGCTGATTGCCAGCTTTCTGCTGGTCCTGTTCGTGCTGGCAAAACCGCTGGGTTCGCTACTTGCCCGCATGATTACCGGCACCCCGCTGCCAGCTATCGCGCGGCTGGATAGCGCCCTGCTGCGCGGCTTAGATATTGCCTGTGAGGAGATGAGCTGGCGGCGCTATCTGGCGGCAATTCTGCTGCTGAACCTGGTGGGATTGGTCGTGTTGTTTGCCATGCTGATGCTACAGGGCGCCCTGCCGTTTAACCCTCAGCAGTTGCCCGGCCTCTCCTGGCATCTGGCGCTGAATACGGCGGTGAGCTTCGTCAGTAACACCAACTGGCAGTCGTATGCCGGGGAGTCAACGCTGAGCTACTTCAGCCAGATGGCTGGCCTGACGGTGCAAAACTTCCTCTCTGCCGCCAGCGGCATTGCGGTCATTTTCGCCCTGACCCGCGCCTTTGCCCGTCAAAGCGTGTCGACGCTGGGCAACGCCTGGGTGGATCTCACCCGGATTACGCTGTGGGTGCTGTTGCCGATCTCGCTGTTGTTGGCGCTGTTCTTTATCCAGCAAGGGACGCTGCAAAACCTGCACGCTTACCAGCATTACACCTCGCTGGAAGGGGCAAAACAGCTGCTGCCAATGGGACCGGTTGCCTCTCAGGAGGCGATAAAAATGCTGGGCACCAACGGCGGCGGTTTCTTTAACGCAAACTCATCACATCCTTTCGAGAACCCCACCGCGCTAACCAATTTCGCCCAGATGCTGGCGATCTTTTTAATTCCGACTGCGCTGTGCTTTGCCTTTGGTGAGGCCGTTCGCGATCGCCGTCAGGGTCAGGCGATCCTGTGGGCGATGTCGGCGATCTTCGTGGTGTGCGCCGGGCTGGTCATGTGGGCCGAGTGGCAGGGCAACAGCCACTTCCTGGCTCTCGGCGCGGATAGCGCAATCAACATGGAGGGCAAAGAGAGCCGCTTCGGTATTCTGGCCAGCAGCCTGTACGCGGTGGTAACCACGGCGGCCTCCTGCGGGGCGGTGAATGCCATGCACGACTCCTTTACCGCGCTGGGCGGGATGATCCCGCTGTGGCTGATGCAGATTGGGGAAGTGGTCTTCGGCGGGGTGGGTTCTGGTCTGTACGGCATGCTGTTGTTCGTCCTGCTGGCAGTATTTATCGCCGGGCTGATGATTGGCCGCACGCCGGAATATCTGGGTAAGAAAATTGACGTGCGCGAAATGAAGCTGACCGCACTGGCTATTCTGGTCACCCCCGCGCTGGTGCTGCTCGGTACCGCCCTGGCGCTAATAACCGACGCAGGACGCAGCGGCATCTTTAATCCCGGCATCCACGGTTTTAGCGAGGTGCTCTACGCGGTCTCTTCCGCGGCCAATAACAACGGTAGCGCCTTTGCCGGTTTAAGTGCGAACACGCCATTCTGGAACTGCCTGCTGGCGGCCTGCATGTTGCTGGGACGCTTTGGGGTGATTATTCCGGTGATGGCGATTGCCGGGGCTCTGGTTAACAAAAAAATCCAGCCTGCCTCTACCGGTACGCTGCCCACCAGCGGCCCGCTGTTTATCGGCCTGCTGATCGGCACGGTACTGCTGGTGGGTGCGCTGACCTTTATTCCCGCCCTCGCATTAGGCCCGGTCGCGGAACATCTCTCTTTACGCTGA
- the kdpD gene encoding two-component system sensor histidine kinase KdpD has protein sequence MTDEPLRPDPDRLLEQTAAPHRGKLKIFFGACAGVGKTFAMLAEAQRLRAQGLDILIGVVETHGRQETAALLTGLATQPPRHFTHRGRTVTEFDLDAALARRPALILMDELAHSNVPGSRHPKRWQDVEELLEAGIDVFTTVNVQHLESLNDVVSGVTGIQVRETVPDPFFDAADEVVLVDLPPDDLRQRLHEGKVYIAGQAERAIEHFFRKGNLIALRELALRRTADRVDDQMRAWRDRQGEEKVWHTRDAILLCIGHSRGNEKLVRTAARLAAKLGSVWHAVYVETPQLHRLPEQQRRAILSALHLAQELGAETATLTDPAEDKAIVRYAREHNLGKIVLGRRNRRRWFDRSSFADKLAQRAPELDLVVVALDDTPAPLLVKTPDNRTFNEKWRIQLRGCLVAVLLCALITFITSQWLPGFDAANLVMIYLLGVVVVALFFGRWPSVLATVINVISFDLFFIAPRGTLAVSDVQYVLTFAVMLAVGLLIGNLTAGVRYQARIARYREQRTRHLYEMSKALAVGRTPLEIVQTSQQFIHSTFHAHSLILLPDAEGKLGPLTPATGMTPWDEAIARWSFDKGLPAGAGTDTLPGVPYQILPLRSAANIQGLAIVEPTNLRQLMIPEQQRLLETFTLLVASALERLALTTSEEQARLASERESIRNSLLAALSHDLRTPLTVLFGQSEILTLDLAAEGSPHATQASEIRQHVLNTTRLVNNLLDMARIQSGGFNLKKEWLTLEEVVGSALKTLEPGSGGRHIALDLPEPLALIHVDGPLFERVLINLLENAVKYAGPKADIGIQARTAENRFTLTVWDNGPGIPDGQERAIFDKFARGNKESAIPGVGLGLAICQAIVEVHGGTITAQNRPEGGARFCVTLPLEPPPELNDLPEDM, from the coding sequence ATGACCGACGAGCCCCTGCGCCCGGATCCGGATCGTTTGCTGGAACAGACCGCTGCGCCCCACCGCGGTAAGCTAAAAATCTTCTTTGGCGCCTGCGCGGGGGTAGGAAAAACCTTCGCCATGCTGGCGGAAGCGCAGCGTTTACGCGCCCAGGGGCTCGATATCCTGATCGGCGTGGTTGAAACCCATGGCCGTCAGGAGACCGCCGCACTGCTTACCGGGCTGGCGACACAGCCACCCCGGCATTTCACGCACCGTGGCCGTACGGTCACGGAGTTTGACCTTGATGCCGCCCTCGCCCGCCGCCCGGCGCTGATCCTGATGGACGAACTGGCCCACAGCAATGTGCCCGGATCCCGCCATCCCAAGCGCTGGCAGGATGTGGAAGAGCTGCTGGAAGCGGGCATCGATGTGTTTACCACCGTCAACGTGCAACATCTCGAAAGCCTCAATGACGTGGTGAGCGGCGTCACCGGCATTCAGGTGCGTGAGACGGTCCCCGACCCCTTCTTCGACGCCGCCGACGAGGTTGTGCTGGTGGATCTGCCGCCGGACGATCTGCGTCAGCGCCTGCATGAGGGCAAAGTCTATATTGCCGGCCAGGCCGAGCGCGCCATCGAACATTTCTTCCGTAAAGGTAATCTTATCGCCCTGCGCGAACTGGCGCTGCGTCGCACCGCCGACAGGGTGGACGATCAGATGCGAGCCTGGCGCGACCGCCAGGGAGAAGAGAAGGTCTGGCACACCCGCGACGCCATCCTGCTGTGCATTGGGCATAGCCGGGGTAATGAGAAGCTGGTACGTACCGCCGCGCGACTGGCGGCGAAGCTTGGCAGCGTCTGGCACGCGGTCTACGTCGAAACCCCGCAGCTACATCGCCTGCCGGAGCAGCAACGGCGCGCCATTCTCAGTGCCTTGCACCTGGCCCAGGAGCTCGGGGCCGAGACCGCCACGCTCACCGACCCGGCGGAAGATAAGGCCATTGTGCGCTATGCCCGGGAACATAACCTCGGCAAAATCGTGCTCGGACGTCGCAATCGCCGTCGCTGGTTCGATCGCAGCAGCTTCGCCGACAAGCTGGCCCAGCGCGCACCGGAGCTGGATCTGGTGGTGGTGGCGCTGGATGATACCCCTGCCCCGCTACTGGTCAAAACGCCCGATAATCGCACTTTTAACGAGAAGTGGCGCATCCAGCTGCGCGGTTGTCTGGTGGCTGTGCTGCTTTGCGCCCTCATTACCTTTATCACCAGTCAATGGCTGCCCGGTTTTGATGCGGCCAACCTGGTCATGATCTATCTGCTGGGAGTCGTGGTGGTGGCGCTGTTTTTCGGGCGCTGGCCGTCGGTCCTGGCGACGGTGATTAATGTCATCAGCTTTGACCTGTTCTTTATTGCGCCACGCGGCACGCTGGCGGTTTCAGACGTGCAGTATGTGCTCACCTTCGCGGTAATGCTCGCCGTGGGATTGCTCATCGGTAACCTCACCGCCGGAGTACGCTACCAGGCGCGGATTGCCCGCTATCGTGAACAGCGCACCCGCCACCTGTATGAGATGTCGAAAGCGCTGGCAGTGGGCCGCACCCCGCTGGAGATCGTCCAGACCAGCCAGCAATTTATTCACTCCACCTTTCATGCCCACAGCCTGATTCTGCTGCCGGACGCCGAAGGCAAGCTCGGCCCGCTCACCCCCGCCACCGGCATGACGCCCTGGGACGAGGCGATAGCGCGCTGGAGCTTTGATAAAGGCTTACCGGCGGGTGCCGGCACGGATACCCTGCCCGGCGTGCCGTATCAAATTTTACCATTACGCAGCGCAGCCAATATTCAGGGGCTGGCCATTGTTGAGCCGACAAATCTGCGCCAGCTGATGATCCCCGAGCAGCAACGGCTACTGGAAACCTTTACCCTGCTGGTCGCCAGTGCGCTGGAACGGCTGGCACTCACCACCAGCGAAGAGCAGGCAAGGCTTGCCAGCGAGCGGGAGAGTATTCGTAATTCACTGCTCGCCGCCCTGTCGCACGATCTCCGCACGCCGCTGACGGTGCTGTTTGGCCAGTCAGAAATTCTGACCCTCGACCTGGCGGCTGAGGGGTCGCCGCATGCTACGCAGGCCAGTGAGATCCGCCAGCATGTCCTGAATACCACCCGACTGGTCAACAATCTGCTGGATATGGCGCGCATCCAGTCTGGCGGCTTTAACCTGAAAAAAGAGTGGCTGACGCTGGAAGAGGTAGTCGGCAGCGCCCTGAAAACGCTGGAGCCGGGCTCGGGTGGGCGGCATATCGCGCTGGATCTGCCTGAGCCCCTGGCGCTGATCCACGTCGATGGCCCGCTGTTTGAACGGGTCCTCATCAATCTGCTGGAGAATGCGGTGAAATATGCCGGCCCGAAAGCCGATATCGGTATTCAGGCCCGGACAGCCGAAAACCGGTTTACGCTGACGGTGTGGGATAACGGACCGGGCATTCCTGACGGGCAAGAGCGCGCTATCTTTGATAAGTTTGCTCGCGGGAACAAAGAGTCGGCCATTCCTGGCGTCGGGCTGGGGCTGGCTATCTGCCAGGCGATAGTCGAGGTGCATGGCGGGACAATTACGGCGCAAAACCGCCCCGAGGGAGGGGCCCGTTTTTGTGTTACACTCCCGCTCGAACCGCCCCCTGAACTCAATGACTTACCCGAGGATATGTGA
- the phrB gene encoding deoxyribodipyrimidine photo-lyase, whose protein sequence is MPIHLVWFRADLRIHDNLALAAACRNKNARVLALFLATPGQWQRHLMAPRQAAYLHAHLNNLRQQLAEKGIPLLYDEVDDFAAQAEKVAQICAEHEVTDLFYNYQYEVNEQQRDRALERSLQQVTCQGFDDSVILPPGSVMTGNHEMYKVFTPFKNAWLRRLKEGMPECASAPTPRGEEAVPAHASPLDFDYPQQPFDAGLFPPTEKEAIAHLRHFCKEGAGEYEAQRDFPAIEGTSRLSACLALGVLSPRQCLHRLVAEQPRALEGGPGAVWLNELIWREFYRHLMTYHPDLCKHRPFIRWTEQVAWQHDEKQLHAWQQGQTGYPIVDAAMRQLNETGWMHNRLRMITASFLVKDLLIDWRIGERYFMSQLIDGDLAANNGGWQWAASTGTDAAPYFRIFNPTTQGQKFDADGAFIRRWLPELASLPDKAIHDPWIWADKQGVTLNYPRPVVDHKQARAATLAAYEAARKA, encoded by the coding sequence ATGCCCATCCATCTGGTCTGGTTTCGCGCCGATCTGCGCATCCATGACAACCTGGCGCTTGCCGCCGCCTGTCGGAACAAAAATGCACGCGTACTGGCGCTCTTCCTGGCGACACCCGGTCAATGGCAGCGCCACCTTATGGCGCCGCGCCAGGCGGCTTACCTTCATGCGCATTTAAATAATCTGCGTCAACAACTGGCCGAAAAAGGCATTCCGCTTCTTTATGATGAGGTTGATGACTTTGCCGCCCAGGCTGAAAAAGTGGCGCAAATCTGTGCCGAACATGAGGTAACGGATCTTTTTTACAATTATCAGTACGAAGTGAACGAGCAGCAGCGCGATCGGGCGCTTGAGCGATCGCTGCAGCAGGTAACGTGTCAGGGTTTTGATGACAGCGTGATCCTGCCACCCGGCAGCGTGATGACGGGCAATCATGAGATGTACAAAGTCTTTACGCCGTTCAAAAACGCCTGGCTACGTCGCCTGAAGGAGGGCATGCCGGAGTGCGCATCGGCACCCACCCCGCGGGGAGAGGAAGCGGTGCCTGCGCACGCCTCGCCGCTCGATTTCGATTATCCTCAACAGCCCTTTGATGCCGGGCTCTTCCCCCCCACGGAAAAAGAGGCTATTGCCCATCTGCGCCATTTTTGCAAGGAGGGGGCAGGGGAGTATGAAGCTCAGCGCGATTTCCCGGCCATCGAAGGAACCAGCCGTCTTTCCGCTTGCCTGGCCCTCGGGGTGTTATCGCCGCGCCAGTGTCTGCATCGCCTGGTGGCCGAACAACCCAGGGCGCTGGAGGGGGGACCGGGTGCGGTCTGGCTCAATGAACTTATCTGGCGTGAATTTTATCGTCATCTGATGACGTATCACCCTGATTTATGTAAACATCGGCCATTCATCCGCTGGACAGAACAGGTCGCCTGGCAGCACGATGAAAAGCAGCTTCATGCCTGGCAACAGGGGCAAACCGGCTATCCCATCGTCGATGCGGCCATGCGTCAGCTCAATGAAACGGGCTGGATGCACAACCGTCTGCGCATGATTACCGCCAGTTTTCTGGTAAAGGATCTGCTTATCGACTGGCGTATTGGGGAGCGTTATTTTATGTCTCAGTTGATTGATGGCGATCTGGCCGCCAATAACGGCGGCTGGCAGTGGGCCGCCTCAACCGGCACCGATGCGGCTCCCTATTTTCGCATTTTTAACCCGACAACCCAGGGGCAGAAGTTTGATGCCGACGGCGCGTTTATCCGCCGTTGGCTGCCGGAGCTGGCAAGTTTGCCAGACAAGGCGATTCACGACCCGTGGATCTGGGCGGATAAACAAGGGGTGACCCTCAACTATCCGCGTCCGGTTGTCGACCATAAACAGGCGCGCGCCGCCACCCTGGCAGCCTATGAAGCTGCCCGTAAAGCGTAA
- a CDS encoding YbfA family protein: MDHYKEFPAHIVLLRRAFAVVAGILALPVMLFWKDRARFYSYLHRVWAKTSDKPVWMAQAEKATCDFY, translated from the coding sequence ATGGATCACTACAAAGAGTTTCCGGCACATATCGTATTATTACGCCGCGCTTTCGCCGTGGTGGCTGGCATCCTGGCGCTGCCGGTGATGTTGTTCTGGAAAGATCGTGCCCGTTTTTACAGCTATCTGCACCGCGTCTGGGCTAAAACCAGCGATAAACCGGTCTGGATGGCGCAGGCGGAAAAAGCCACCTGCGATTTTTACTAA
- the kdpF gene encoding K(+)-transporting ATPase subunit F, giving the protein MTAGVITGIVLVFLLLAYLVYALINAEAF; this is encoded by the coding sequence GTGACTGCAGGTGTGATTACCGGCATCGTGCTGGTGTTCCTGTTACTGGCGTACCTGGTTTATGCCCTGATTAATGCGGAGGCATTCTGA
- the kdpB gene encoding potassium-transporting ATPase subunit KdpB → MSRKQLALLEPSLVRQALLDAVKKLSPRVQWHNPVMFIVWIGSLLTTLLAIAMAGGKLPGNALFTAAISLWLWFTVLFANFAEALAEGRSKAQANSLKGVKKTSFARKLREPKYGAASDKVPAETLRKGDIVLVEAGDIIPCDGEVIEGGASVDESAITGESAPVIRESGGDFASVTGGTRILSDWLVIQCSVNPGETFLDRMIAMVEGAQRRKTPNEIALTILLVALTLVFLLATATLWPFSAYGGTPVSVTVLVALLVCLIPTTIGGLLSAIGVAGMSRMLGANVIATSGRAVEAAGDVDVLLLDKTGTITLGNRQASDFLPAPGVEEKTLADAAQLASLADETPEGRSIVVLAKQRFNLRQRDVQSLQATFVPFTAQTRMSGINIQDRLIRKGSVDAIRRHIAANNGHFPAEVDALVERVAREGATPLVVAEGASVLGVIALKDIVKGGIKERFAQLRKMGIKTVMITGDNRLTAAAIAAEAGVDDFLSEATPEAKLALIRQYQAEGWLVAMTGDGTNDAPALAQADVAVAMNSGTQAAKEAGNMVDLDSNPTKLIEVVHIGKQMLMTRGSLTTFSIANDVAKYFAIIPAAFAVTYPQLNALNVMQLHSPASAILSAVIFNALIIVFLIPLALKGVSYKPLTAAAMLRRNLWIYGLGGLLVPFIGIKAIDLLLTVFGLV, encoded by the coding sequence ATGAGTCGTAAGCAACTGGCCCTGCTCGAACCCTCGCTGGTTCGCCAGGCGCTGCTGGATGCGGTAAAAAAACTGAGTCCGCGCGTGCAGTGGCACAACCCGGTGATGTTTATCGTCTGGATTGGCAGCCTGCTCACTACCCTGCTTGCCATCGCGATGGCGGGGGGAAAACTGCCGGGCAATGCGCTGTTCACCGCAGCCATCAGCCTGTGGCTGTGGTTTACCGTCCTGTTTGCCAACTTTGCCGAAGCGCTGGCCGAAGGGCGGAGTAAAGCCCAGGCCAATAGCCTGAAGGGGGTAAAGAAAACCTCCTTTGCCCGCAAACTGCGTGAGCCGAAGTACGGCGCCGCCAGCGATAAGGTTCCGGCAGAGACCCTGCGCAAAGGGGATATTGTTCTGGTGGAAGCCGGCGATATCATTCCGTGCGATGGGGAGGTGATCGAAGGCGGCGCCTCGGTGGACGAGAGCGCCATCACCGGTGAATCGGCCCCGGTGATCCGTGAATCCGGCGGGGATTTTGCCTCCGTAACGGGCGGCACGCGTATTCTCTCGGACTGGCTGGTGATTCAGTGCAGCGTTAACCCTGGTGAAACCTTTCTTGATCGGATGATCGCCATGGTCGAAGGGGCCCAGCGCCGCAAGACGCCTAACGAAATTGCCCTGACCATTCTGCTGGTGGCCCTGACGTTGGTCTTCCTGCTGGCGACAGCCACCCTGTGGCCGTTCTCGGCTTACGGCGGCACGCCTGTGAGCGTGACGGTGCTGGTGGCGTTGCTGGTCTGCCTGATCCCCACCACCATCGGCGGGCTGCTCTCCGCCATCGGCGTAGCGGGGATGAGCCGGATGCTGGGGGCCAACGTTATCGCCACCAGCGGCCGCGCGGTCGAAGCGGCGGGCGACGTGGACGTATTACTGCTGGATAAAACCGGCACTATTACGCTGGGTAATCGCCAGGCGTCTGACTTTCTGCCCGCACCTGGCGTTGAGGAGAAGACCCTGGCCGACGCAGCGCAGCTCGCCTCGCTGGCGGATGAGACGCCAGAAGGCCGCAGCATCGTGGTACTGGCGAAACAGCGCTTTAATCTGCGTCAGCGCGATGTACAGAGCCTGCAGGCTACCTTCGTGCCTTTCACCGCGCAGACCCGGATGAGCGGCATCAACATTCAGGATCGCCTGATCCGTAAAGGGTCAGTGGATGCCATTCGCCGCCATATCGCGGCCAATAACGGCCACTTTCCTGCTGAAGTCGATGCGCTGGTAGAGCGCGTCGCCAGGGAGGGTGCTACCCCGCTGGTGGTGGCCGAAGGCGCCAGCGTGCTGGGGGTCATCGCCCTGAAGGACATCGTTAAAGGCGGCATCAAAGAGCGCTTTGCTCAGTTGCGTAAGATGGGCATCAAAACGGTGATGATCACGGGTGATAACCGTCTGACCGCAGCGGCCATCGCGGCTGAAGCCGGGGTGGATGATTTTCTCTCTGAAGCCACCCCCGAGGCGAAGCTGGCGTTGATCCGCCAGTATCAGGCCGAAGGTTGGCTGGTGGCAATGACCGGCGATGGCACCAACGATGCGCCAGCGCTGGCCCAGGCGGACGTGGCGGTCGCCATGAACTCAGGTACCCAGGCGGCGAAAGAGGCGGGCAACATGGTCGATCTGGACTCAAACCCGACCAAGCTGATTGAAGTGGTACACATCGGTAAACAGATGCTGATGACCCGGGGCTCGCTTACTACCTTCAGTATTGCCAACGACGTGGCGAAATATTTTGCCATTATCCCGGCGGCCTTTGCGGTGACCTATCCGCAGCTCAACGCCCTGAATGTGATGCAGTTGCACTCCCCCGCATCGGCGATCCTCAGCGCGGTGATTTTTAACGCGCTGATCATCGTCTTCCTGATCCCGCTTGCGCTGAAAGGGGTGAGTTACAAGCCGCTCACCGCCGCCGCCATGCTACGTCGTAATTTATGGATCTACGGTCTGGGTGGACTACTGGTGCCCTTTATCGGCATTAAAGCGATCGACCTGCTGCTGACCGTGTTCGGACTGGTTTAA
- a CDS encoding type 2 GTP cyclohydrolase I has translation MKNSELESLINDKLNSAKFSDYGPNGLQVEGREQVQKIITGVTASQALLDEAVRQNADAVIVHHGYFWKNEAPIIRGMKRNRLKTLLANDINLYGWHLPLDAHPELGNNVQLAQLLGITVMGEIEELLPWGELAMPVPGLELASWIEARLGRRPLWSGDTGPDLVKRVAWCTGGGQGFIDNAARFGVDAFITGEVSEQTIHSAREQGLHFYAAGHHATERGGIRALSEWLTENTDLDVTFIDIPNPA, from the coding sequence ATGAAGAATAGCGAACTGGAAAGCCTGATTAACGACAAACTCAACAGCGCCAAATTTAGCGACTACGGCCCTAATGGTCTGCAGGTCGAAGGGCGCGAGCAGGTACAGAAAATTATTACCGGCGTGACCGCCAGCCAGGCGCTGCTGGATGAGGCCGTGCGCCAGAATGCGGATGCGGTGATCGTGCATCATGGTTATTTCTGGAAAAACGAAGCGCCGATTATCCGCGGCATGAAGCGTAACCGTTTAAAAACGCTGCTGGCCAACGATATCAACCTGTACGGCTGGCACCTGCCGCTCGATGCCCACCCGGAGCTGGGCAACAACGTCCAGCTGGCTCAGCTACTGGGCATTACGGTGATGGGCGAAATTGAAGAGCTGCTGCCGTGGGGCGAGCTGGCGATGCCGGTACCGGGTCTGGAGTTGGCCTCCTGGATTGAAGCGCGTCTGGGACGTCGCCCGCTCTGGAGTGGTGATACCGGACCGGATCTGGTGAAACGCGTCGCCTGGTGCACCGGCGGCGGACAGGGCTTTATCGACAACGCGGCCCGTTTCGGGGTGGATGCGTTTATCACCGGTGAAGTTTCGGAGCAGACTATCCACTCCGCCCGCGAGCAGGGGCTGCATTTTTATGCCGCAGGACACCACGCCACCGAACGCGGCGGTATCCGTGCGCTCAGCGAGTGGCTGACTGAAAATACTGACCTGGATGTCACTTTTATTGATATCCCTAATCCAGCCTGA